One part of the Aspergillus luchuensis IFO 4308 DNA, chromosome 5, nearly complete sequence genome encodes these proteins:
- a CDS encoding patatin-like phospholipase family protein (COG:O;~EggNog:ENOG410PN65;~InterPro:IPR001841,IPR016035,IPR002641,IPR017907;~PFAM:PF01734;~go_process: GO:0006629 - lipid metabolic process [Evidence IEA]), with the protein MKMDGTNVMVWSHFRLGDIYKARTPIRTKSSTMAWLDLTQDATGWSLVDTGRMNEIVQDMSHPATQYPSLISFVGNDNRMLALRSLFPQNNVLRRSSAGVIRLHLSITTAHTEYPIWFAESRLQDLPVVGECSKPPGKDGVHRYSINRTQFPTTDVTGSLLTRLVFPWMHVVCFFVDGLAGLERTKSLLEALRSRIQAGASSAPARMRVIVVLTRPTAVYKADPVEELQAVRSVTDPDHVSLSVVDLRGRHRLSGPALFAPLQRQVLDELQLSRTERLQRGLLFSAVHQAFLWHRSLPGLLHSAARRVDCLLLSRERLPVSGAFSEGLTELLAQSRTLKCPIQELYSFMASALLMDAYPPGMHQFRPDHVFDTLYRDLCGSAWRTVGDPDGSGHCDSIRSYFAEQFRRLSPVHSSRAIRQDELIRFGRRWSALTLPTACVFCLRRWAEHQTSCRHGICDPCVTMFGQRARGVEYYRDLAQCPLCQGSLQLTVRQLPPTKRPVVLALDGGGIRGMVTLGLLRALEQRLAGAITLPEIPDLIAGTSVGSVIGTDQVYNNTSAAEACRRFPDLAQCIFQPVYSLSRIWPCLNCVLNLVRDGAYDSGALERTLQQVCQQGRRVFDVMPPLAAGRRLAIVASRISDGRPVVFPNYRGVRHGSVDLAYQRIVPHGESQNPLLRKALECSAAAPWFFRSKHLPGIGVLQDGGVRANNPHGIAQEECRIIWPSAQAHDLLVSVGTGYVPPAEEATDPAQHGCSSLQDKAPFRLWRAYNSSPCMDGVEAFKEGLNHVPHPLRTRIFRLDHALADLPRLDDVTRVTELAKEPYTVPDELVRAVLATCFFFELDEGPTRAPGQYVCRGSVLCARREPRRIFERVLVEFPGTELQTGRGEHLGRLDDDDGCMVCGYYRKKVRFHVASLDEEISIMLKGSSGQQPIGGFPATVRQFLHLQQSDAVFGRSDHQIDQWPPERMCYCPRGVKRVRFAEPAPSRKKRRV; encoded by the exons ATGAAAATGGATGGCACAAATGTAATGGTTTGGAGCCACTTCCGACTCGGGGACATATATAAGGCCCGAACCCCCATCCGAACCAAATCGTCAACCATGGCATGGCTGGACCTCACGCAAGACGCCACGGGCTGGTCCCTGGTCGACACGGGGCGGATGAACGAGATCGTGCAGGACATGAGTCATCCGGCCACGCAGTATCCTTCCCTGATTTCCTTCGTCGGCAACGATAATCGCATGCTGGCTCTACGCTCGCTTTTCCCCCAGAATAACGTTCTTCGCAGAAGCTCAGCGGGAGTAATCCGACTACACCTCAGCATCACTACCGCCCACACCGAATATCCGATCTGGTTCGCAGAGAGCAGGCTCCAGGATCTACCAGTGGTCGGTGAATGCTCCAAGCCCCCAGGGAAAGATGGCGTTCATCGATATTCCATCAACAGGACTCAGTTTCCTACCACCGATGTGACGGGTTCACTTCTGACGAGACTGGTGTTCCCGTGGATGCATGTCGTCTGTTTCTTTGTGGATGGGCTGGCGGGATTGGAGAGAACCAAGAGCCTGCTGGAAGCATTACGAAGTCGGATACAGGCCGGGGCGTCTTCCGCCCCAGCTCGTATGCGCGTGATTGTGGTTCTCACAAGACCAACCGCCGTCTACAAAGCAGACCCTGTGGAGGAGCTCCAGGCCGTTCGGAGCGTCACGGACCCGGATCATGTATCATTGTCGGTGGTCGACCTTCGAGGCCGCCATCGGCTTTCAGGTCCGGCATTATTCGCTCCGTTGCAACGTCAGGTCCTTGATGAGCTCCAGCTCAGCCGGACTGAGCGACTTCAGCGGGGGTTGCTCTTCTCGGCAGTCCACCAGGCCTTCCTTTGGCACCGTTCACTTCCAGGGTTACTCCACTCCGCTGCTCGCCGGGTGGATtgtctccttctctctcggGAGAGGCTGCCTGTCAGTGGAGCATTCAGCGAAGGTTTGACGGAACTCCTGGCGCAGTCACGCACGCTGAAGTGTCCGATTCAAGAACTCTATTCATTCATGGCGTCCGCTCTGTTGATGGACGCCTATCCTCCTGGAATGCACC AGTTCCGACCGGACCATGTCTTTGATACGTTGTACCGAGATCTCTGCGGTAGCGCTTGGAGAACCGTGGGAGATCCCGATGGCAGCGGACACTGTGACTCCATCCGTAGTTATTTCGCTGAACAGTTCCGCCGTCTCAGCCCGGTGCACAGCTCACGCGCTATCCGACAGGACGAATTGATTCGCTTCGGTCGACGGTGGTCTGCTCTGACCTTACCCACGGCGTGTGTCTTCTGTCTTCGTCGATGGGCCGAGCATCAGACCTCTTGTCGACATGGTATATGTGATCCCTGCGTGACGATGTTTGGCCAGCGGGCCCGCGGCGTGGAATACTACCGAGACCTTGCCCAGTGTCCCCTGTGTCAGGGCTCTCTTCAGTTGACGGTCCGTCAACTACCACCGACCAAGCGCCCAGTCGTGCTGGCTCTCGATGGCGGCGGGATTCGGGGAATGGTCACCCTAGGCCTGTTGCGAGCGCTGGAGCAACGGCTTGCCGGCGCCATCACGCTGCCGGAGATTCCAGATCTAATCGCGGGCACCAGTGTTG GTTCCGTTATCGGGACCGATCAGgtctacaacaacacctcggCCGCAGAAGCATGTCGAAGATTTCCCGACTTGGCGCAATGCATATTCCAGCCTGTCTACTCCCTTTCCCGAATATGGCCTTGTTTGAACTGCGTCCTGAATCTCGTGCGAGATGGTGCCTACGATTCCGGTGCGTTAGAGCGAACGCTCCAACAGGTCTGTCAGCAAGGGCGTCGGGTGTTTGATGTGATGCCGCCATTGGCGGCAGGACGTCGTCTCGCCATCGTTGCAAGCCGTATCTCTGACGGAAGGCCGGTTGTCTTCCCCAATTACCGTGGAGTGAGGCACGGATCTGTTGACTTGGCGTACCAAAGGATCGTCCCGCACGGCGAGAGCCAGAATCCGTTGTTACGGAAAGC CCTAGAATGCAGTGCCGCAGCTCCCTG GTTCTTCCGATCCAAGCACCTGCCTGGGATCGGCGTTCTGCAGGATGGAGGGGTCCGGGCAAATAACCCGCACGGGATTGCACAGGAGGAATGTCGAATTATCTGGCCATCCGCGCAGGCACACGACCTCCTGGTATCCGTGGGCACGGGATACGTCCCACCGGCCGAGGAGGCAACCGATCCGGCCCAGCATGGTTGCAGCTCCCTACAAGACAAGGCGCCCTTCCGATTGTGGCGCGCGTACAACTCCTCCCCCTGTATGGACGGTGTAGAAGCCTTCAAGGAGGGATTAAATCATgtaccccatcccctccggACCCGTATCTTCCGGCTGGACCACGCTCTCGCCGATCTACCACGACTGGACGATGTGACGAGGGTCACAGAACTCGCCAAGGAGCCGTACACGGTCCCAGACGAACTCGTGCGAGCAGTGCTCGCCAcgtgcttcttctttgaattAGACGAAGGTCCGACGAGGGCACCGGGCCAATACGTTTGTCGGGGATCGGTCCTATGTGCGCGCCGCGAGCCACGGCGGATTTTCGAGCGCGTGTTGGTGGAATTTCCGGGCACAGAGCTGCAGACGGGCCGCGGGGAGCACTTGGGTCGGttggacgacgatgatggatgtatggTCTGTGGATACTACCGCAAAAAGGTTCGGTTCCACGTAGCCAGTCTGGATGAAGAAATATCGATCATGCTCAAGGGGTCGTCGGGTCAGCAGCCAATCGGCGGGTTTCCAGCCACTGTACGGCagtttctccacctccagcaaTCGGATGCTGTATTTGGGCGATCCGATCACCAAATTGACCAGTGGCCGCCGGAGAGGATGTGTTACTGTCCGCGAGGTGTTAAACGGGTTCGTTTCGCCGAGCCAGCCCCGTCCCGGAAGAAACGGAGGGTGTAG
- a CDS encoding uncharacterized protein (InterPro:IPR011009) produces the protein MPAAKRDVRGTVWFGGVRPPVVSTQHEPPSNASHRVPSDQTSSRTTSRLNCPPPQQLTPNPAPREILARSPWEIYEPCAGIDYGRIMVLARHRKNKANLVHIQMQAVERSAIEMCVQMIDRLAHRSIPRLLDVFQYADRFLLVWEPFECTLHEALALSCRITENEVAQILWPVLKCLQFLRGQSRELASLTPRDILFTEEGEIKIAGIENSRQIDQVDPSRIDAMASTFNALRSILDKIMQKNGSKFTWSQEMQRFKSALAKSNSTRCLDNLLQHAFFGQVTEEGSLKLLVELVNETIFHEVKVRREGTLARARPLGKLATPSTT, from the exons atgccagccGCGAAAAGAGACGTTCGTGGCACCGTCTGGTTTGGGGGTGTGCGGCCGCCTGTGGTCTCTACGCAACATGAACCTCCGAGTAATGCCTCGCATCGTGTCCCAAGCGACCAGACGTCCAGTCGTACCACTTCTAGGCTGAACTGTCCACCGCCACAGCAGTTGACTCCCAATCCGGCTCCCCGTGAAATCCTAGCACGAAGCCCTTGGGAAATATATGAACCTTGCGCAGGCATCGACTATGGGCGAATAATGGTGCTGGCTAGGCATCGAAAGAATAAGGCCAACTTAGTCCACATCCAGATGCAGGCTGTGGAGCGATCGGCCATAGAAATGTGTGTCCAGATGATCGATCGGCTGGCTCATCGCAGCATCCCGCGCCTGCTAGATGTTTTCCAGTATGCAGATCGATTTCTTCTTGTGTGGGAGCCCTTCGAGTGCACTCTCCACGAGGCTTTAGCGCTGAGCTGCCGCATCACCGAAAATGAAGTGGCCCAGATCTTGTGGCCC GTGTTAAAGTGCCTTCAGTTCTTACGCGGCCAGTCAAGGGAGCTAGCCAGCCTCACTCCTCGAGATATCTTGTTCACCGAAGAGGGTGAAATAAAGATCG CGGGTATTGAGAACAGTCGCCAAATCGACCAAGTCGACCCTTCCCGTATCGACGCAATGGCTTCTACTTTCAATGCTCTCCGGTCGATTCTCGATAAGATCATGCAAAAAAATGGCTCCAAATTCACATGGAGCCAGGAGATGCAACGCTTTAAATCGGCGCTGGCCAAGAGCAACTCTACGCGGTGTCTGGATAATCTATTGCAG CACGCCTTTTTTGGACAAGTGACCGAGGAGGGAAGCCTGAAGTTACTGGTAGAGTTGGTGAACGAAACCATTTTCCACGAAGTCAAAGTTCGGCGCGAGGGCACTCTTGCCAGGGCAAGGCCACTAGGGAAGCTTGCGACGCCGTCTACAACATAG
- a CDS encoding uncharacterized protein (COG:S;~EggNog:ENOG410PMIB;~InterPro:IPR016137,IPR036305;~PFAM:PF00615): MARRSASILVEFTGSGRESWSRSLGSSSSSRDSIFTKRALECVLARNPAPLQDFSAHRDFSGENIAFLTRVAEWKSSLPHAVWDSRISDYGDLTDVIREHFHRALCIYKTFISDRAQFPINISSQERKELENVFEGPAGLLFGDGRPANPAVPFDSPGYGPTPSASPIASIKAESGSRFADNGQVQYWGEIPQKFNTTVFDRAEESIKDLVLTNTWPKFIRSCGIAAEVALLAES; encoded by the coding sequence ATGGCCCGCAGGTCCGCCTCCATTCTTGTCGAGTTCACAGGGTCTGGCCGGGAATCATGGAGTAGATCTcttggctccagctccagctctcgGGACAGCATATTCACTAAGCGTGCGCTTGAATGCGTCTTGGCGCGCAATCCCGCCCCGCTGCAGGATTTTTCCGCCCATCGCGACTTTTCCGGAGAGAATATAGCTTTTCTGACCCGAGTGGCAGAATGGAAGAGCTCGCTGCCCCATGCGGTCTGGGATAGCAGGATCTCAGACTATGGAGACCTTACCGACGTGATCCGGGAACATTTTCACCGCGCGCTGTGTATTTACAAGACGTTCATCAGTGATCGCGCGCAGTTTCCAATCAACATCTCTTCGCAGGAACggaaggagctggaaaaCGTCTTTGAGGGCCCTGCTGGGCTTCTCTTTGGAGACGGGCGCCCGGCCAATCCCGCCGTTCCGTTCGATTCGCCAGGCTATGGTCCCACGCCCTCGGCGTCTCCGATCGCCTCCATCAAGGCCGAGTCCGGTTCGCGATTCGCCGACAATGGCCAGGTGCAATACTGGGGCGAGATTCCCCAGAAATTCAATACGACGGTCTTTGACCGAGCcgaggagagcatcaagGATCTCGTCCTCACCAACACGTGGCCTAAGTTTATTCGAAGTTGCGGCATCGCAGCTGAGGTTGCTTTGCTGGCGGAAAGCTAG
- a CDS encoding uncharacterized protein (COG:S;~EggNog:ENOG410PYN0) has protein sequence MGGEVKNLPVETMPKSSTQPLPTSLPFPAQYRILRALQQRLERSAFESIQKWHPQLAQANGWDCAEKVELYMAFRALDRKCRSHSISGSTRIPKKAVSRLRADVVGIRHAAVHRQLQDHRRLLQQLHSAREFATV, from the coding sequence ATGGGTGGTGAGGTTAAAAACCTACCGGTGGAAACAATGCCGAAATCATCGACCCAGCCACTACCGACGAGTCTGCCGTTTCCCGCTCAATACCGCATTCTACGGGCACTGCAACAGCGCTTGGAGCGCTCGGCGTTCGAGTCTATCCAGAAATGGCACCCCCAACTCGCCCAGGCTAACGGATGGGATTGTGCTGAGAAGGTAGAATTATACATGGCGTTCAGAGCGCTGGACCGAAAATGCCGTTCCCATTCCATATCTGGGTCTACGAGAATCCCAAAGAAGGCGGTCAGTCGGTTGCGAGCCGACGTTGTGGGCATCCGCCACGCAGCCGTGCACCGCCAGCTACAGGATCATCGTCGTCTCCTACAGCAACTGCACTCGGCCCGAGAGTTTGCAACCGTATGA
- a CDS encoding uncharacterized protein (COG:S;~EggNog:ENOG410PMIB;~TransMembrane:4 (o22-44i51-69o89-106i147-165o)), which produces MGSELGVTAASTPQPAYTAVSIWWACWAGTWTVIVASGVAYLIAHRNTPPLLLRGLGLSLSAVVVLHVYWASVQFGTMIGTIMPGDAEYWIMGTYLPCGIALFHASNSRFYHVAKLQEDYVIRSCGGIDLSSTSRGKLGAVDRFRRLAYTTKILVLVTVASLVQVKRPPPTPIDYRIGV; this is translated from the coding sequence ATGGGATCCGAACTTGGGGTCACTGCCGCATCCACGCCCCAGCCAGCCTATACTGCGGTCAGTATATGGTGGGCCTGCTGGGCGGGCACCTGGACAGTTATTGTTGCGTCTGGCGTGGCCTATCTCATCGCCCATCGCAACACGCCTCCCCTCCTGCTGCGGGGCCTCGGGCTGTCGCTATCCGCCGTTGTTGTGCTTCATGTATATTGGGCTTCCGTGCAGTTCGGAACCATGATTGGCACCATCATGCCCGGAGATGCCGAGTACTGGATCATGGGCACCTATCTACCGTGTGGCATTGCCCTGTTCCACGCGTCGAACAGTCGCTTCTACCACGTGGCAAAGCTTCAGGAGGACTATGTCATTCGTAGTTGTGGCGGGATTGATTTATCCTCCACCTCGAGGGGCAAGCTCGGTGCCGTAGACCGGTTTCGTCGCCTTGCATACACTACCAAGATCCTTGTGCTTGTTACGGTGGCGTCGCTCGTTCAGGTAAAACGGCCACCGCCTACCCCTATTGATTATCGTATCGGTGTCTAA
- a CDS encoding uncharacterized protein (COG:S;~EggNog:ENOG410Q1HV) has translation MALWRHFFWLADQHGFQTPVIAEFGPGRASLPTPQTPEGLGSTEHDEAVNRRCGIPYADTVDADRFALEGNRLWQPWESPHVTTVFFRRSQFQTFFRYLWDGSGINQATNTARESAATDGTAAIDQEIMNHELEHRMPSPSFSRILQISSPIDWSMAMWDCGMGSLEMPTGNLEVVVTIPNHNPRRISLPSDEITINKFFDELKLRRFVIYSLNYHRVSGEPSFYIWHLTHPWETVQAKLTEENVQEYTASDGNRLKRRRRGIAETIDDIAAWVDE, from the coding sequence ATGGCGTTGTGGCgccacttcttctggctggctgaccaaCACGGATTTCAGACCCCGGTCATAGCCGAGTTTGGGCCCGGGCGAGCGTCTCTGCCCACTCCGCAAACTCCGGAGGGCCTTGGTAGCACCGAACATGATGAAGCAGTGAATCGACGTTGCGGTATCCCATATGCTGATACGGTCGATGCGGATCGCTTCGCCCTGGAAGGGAATAGACTGTGGCAGCCCTGGGAGTCCCCACACGTTACAACCGTGTTCTTCCGACGGTCACAGTTTCAGACCTTCTTTCGCTACCTTTGGGATGGAAGTGGAATCAATCAGGCCACGAACACCGCCCGCGAATCTGCAGCGACCGATGGAACCGCAGCGATAGATCAAGAGATAATGAATCACGAGTTAGAGCATCGCATGCCATCGCCAAGTTTCTCTCGGATTCTACAAATAAGCAGTCCGATCGACTGGTCTATGGCAATGTGGGACTGCGGAATGGGATCACTTGAAATGCCTACAGGCAATCTGGAGGTGGTTGTAACCATCCCGAATCATAACCCAAGACGAATTTCGCTGCCAAGTGACGAAATTACCATCAACAAATTCTTCGATGAACTGAAATTGCGGAGATTCGTCATCTACAGCCTGAATTACCACAGGGTGTCTGGAGAGCCAAGCTTTTATATCTGGCATCTGACACACCCATGGGAAACTGTTCAGGCCAAATTGACTGAGGAGAATGTGCAAGAGTATACGGCATCCGACGGAAATCGACtcaaaaggagaagaagagggattGCTGAAACAATAGATGACATTGCCGCGTGGGTGGACGAGTAA
- a CDS encoding uncharacterized protein (TransMembrane:4 (n2-9c15/16o25-43i55-75o87-106i118-138o)): MALIYTTAVPSIAAAYRQQSYLRSVYLSGLTSLAIGKISAILAQTSDASMARGSFHRDCLWLGFWALVPSVHALQTQKSPPSLTVNLVRITTWNLLAAAGCAAQVPERLGVVGHWHPSLYAMHLVLVWSSISYAHGVWDMVL, translated from the coding sequence ATGGCCCTGATCTACACTACGGCTGTCCCTAGTATCGCTGCGGCCTATCGGCAGCAAAGCTATCTCCGCTCTGTCTACCTTTCCGGCTTGACCAGCCTGGCCATCGGCAAGATCAGCGCAATCCTCGCTCAGACCTCAGACGCGTCGATGGCACGGGGCAGCTTTCACCGGGATTGCCTCTGGCTTGGGTTTTGGGCATTGGTACCATCAGTTCATGCACTGCAGACACAGAAAAGTCCACCATCATTGACCGTTAATCTCGTCCGAATTACTACGTGGAATTTATTGGCGGCGGCCGGCTGTGCTGCGCAGGTTCCCGAGcgtttgggggtggtgggacaCTGGCATCCGAGCCTGTACGCGATGCATCTCGTGTTGGTGTGGAGCAGCATCTCGTATGCCCACGGGGTCTGGGATATGGTACTCTGA
- a CDS encoding uncharacterized protein (COG:S;~EggNog:ENOG410Q1HV;~InterPro:IPR022198;~PFAM:PF12520), with protein sequence MRPTHQARIESEEKALEAYRQERYQGSARVRLDCLTFENGFGRLMDDGRNALRLEQILELQGCLRINRDYHVPVLVRATDWGSHIRLLPGEAEPFPELIVPLNMSLRALGHENVIAAARKKLYGENRWWVVDVYVEDPNEQPHRQSLHSQLVRSLREHFPNQRRPPDGLIYERIRFYQGYLGHPPDEQAEALWWAVLRHDPKSKKHIYLRAFLQHPSFPAAFDALLLIPGLWAKMQLGVLHTMVSLRCDEPILSYLETIRTVWMDHIFGGSDTLPVHADAETVLALESQVPKLSEPDREYLRSRMMGSRTLFPLIDDSDTRAALWERLKQIDTPIPTLGTFFQDLRFLGVASKVMKVLLLPLEDLGSKKTKKVSIDCELCAQHRIDGSVSLRETRLQVRRGLHELWRFSF encoded by the exons ATGCGGCCAACACACCAAGCTCGTATCGAatccgaggagaaggcgctGGAAGCCTACCGCCAGGAGCGCTACCAGGGTAGCGCCCGAGTCCGCCTGGACTGTCTGACGTTCGAAAATGGCTTTGGCCGCTTGATGGACGACGGCCGAAATGCCCTCCGACTGGAGCAAATCCTCGAGTTACAAGGATGTCTCCGCATCAATCGAGACTACCATGTGCCCGTCTTGGTCCGAGCCACGGACTGGGGCTCCCACATCAGGCTGTTGCCGGGCGAGGCGGAGCCGTTTCCCGAGCTGATCGTGCCCTTGAACATGTCGCTGCGCGCATTGGGCCACGAGAACGTCATCGCCGCAGCGCGAAAAAAGCTCTACGGCGAAAACCGATGGTGGGTGGTCGATGTGTATGTGGAGGATCCCA ATGAGCAACCCCACCGACAGTCTCTCCATTCTCAACTCGTTCGCTCGCTCCGAGAGCATTTCCCAAACCAACGCCGACCGCCGGACGGATTGATCTACGAAAGAATTCGGTTCTATCAAGGATATCTGGGCCATCCGCCGGACGAACAAGCGGAGGCACTTTGGTGGGCCGTCCTCCGACACGACCCCAAGAGTAAGAAGCATATATATCTCCGGGCctttctccaacatcccagtTTCCCTGCAGCATTTGATGCCCTGCTCCTTATTCCGGGGCTTTGGGCCAAAATGCAATTGGGCGTGCTGCATACTATGGTGTCACTGCGATGTGACGAG CCCATCCTGTCCTACCTCGAAACGATCCGCACAGTCTGGATGGACCATATTTTCGGCGGGAGCGACACCCTTCCAGTTCACGCGGACGCGGAGACCGTTCTCGCGCTGGAATCTCAAGTCCCGAAGCTCTCAGAACCGGACCGGGAATATCTGCGATCTCGGATGATGGGCAGCCGGACGTTGTTCCCATTGATTGACGACTCCGACACACGGGCGGCGTTGTGGGAGAGACTGAAGCAGATTGATACCCCGATTCCCACCCTGGGAACGTTCTTCCAGGACCTCCGTTTCTTAGGTGTTGCCAGCAAGGTGATgaaggttcttcttcttccattagAGGACCTGGGCTCGAAGAAGACTAAGAAGGTCAGTATCGACTGTGAACTCTGTGCGCAGCATCGGATTGATGGCAGCGTATCATTGAGGGAGACAAGACTGCAAGTACGGCGGGGATTGCACGAGCTCTGGCGCTTCAGCTTCTAA